Proteins encoded together in one Rossellomorea sp. y25 window:
- a CDS encoding PAS domain S-box protein — MTNSSKLQKELNKEECHPVDREICLASPMPMFVINKELKIVFANGEACETLETTCESIVGKLFSGFFSSVPAPIVAHYKEVMETGKTLEDETLMNITDKKIIHIELLLKKSTISPNAYLYFKDVTELKEKERKDHMNVHLLSNIFQNASEGIVLFDIEGNINDVNQAFSSQVGLDKEEITNRNISSFIPKNAHYKIEKIKELISQNKKARGEIPIKKAHSISIVEFTTSPFVHHKLHMAILRDVTEKRQMEIQLKRNEELFKGLFEEAIDAIVLWDQDGRVLKANSSAMKIFECSLSELLSKRIRDFVYPLESQKFDLVMEQLNRSGAVRDEVLFLMPNNQLKHLEFTSKLHSVDGYNMTIFRNVSERYQMEKELRESEERFRKIFEGSLDGLLLTNHNYVVVDANPEVSKIITLEKDHLIGRDVREILNIEPGDESYDEYLKQLKEDGQATFLKTLTSHRDKVQYVELSSKYNLLSNLNLTIIRDITEQIEMQEQLRKSDTLSVVGELAAGIAHEIRNPMTALKGFIQLLENSVGKDHEMYFNVITSEFQRIESIITEFLVLAKPQAIQYQETNLIRIMKDTVELLSAQAVMHNVQYEENYQKNLSTIIAEPNQLKQVFINVIKNAIEVMTDGGVISIEIQETEDEMIHIRIKDQGGGISKDKIKKLGEPFYTTKERGTGLGLMVSFKIIKEHKGSVRVESIVGEGTIFHIYLPKS, encoded by the coding sequence ATGACTAATAGTAGTAAATTGCAGAAAGAGTTGAATAAGGAAGAATGTCATCCCGTCGATAGGGAAATTTGCTTAGCATCACCCATGCCGATGTTCGTGATCAATAAAGAGTTGAAAATTGTCTTTGCCAATGGAGAAGCATGTGAAACGCTCGAGACAACTTGTGAATCGATTGTAGGGAAGCTGTTCAGCGGCTTTTTCTCTTCTGTTCCTGCACCGATTGTAGCTCATTACAAGGAAGTGATGGAAACAGGGAAAACCCTTGAAGATGAAACCTTAATGAATATTACCGATAAGAAAATCATTCATATTGAGCTCTTGCTCAAAAAATCGACCATTTCTCCTAATGCTTATCTCTACTTCAAGGATGTAACAGAACTAAAGGAAAAAGAGCGAAAAGATCATATGAATGTTCATTTGTTATCGAATATTTTCCAGAATGCATCAGAAGGAATCGTTCTCTTTGATATTGAAGGAAATATCAATGACGTGAATCAGGCGTTCAGTTCACAAGTGGGATTGGACAAGGAAGAAATCACAAACAGGAACATAAGCTCCTTTATCCCTAAAAATGCCCATTATAAGATTGAAAAGATAAAAGAGCTAATTTCTCAAAATAAAAAAGCACGTGGAGAAATTCCGATAAAAAAAGCACACAGCATTTCGATTGTGGAATTTACGACAAGTCCCTTTGTGCATCATAAACTTCATATGGCCATCCTTAGAGATGTAACCGAGAAGAGACAGATGGAGATTCAATTAAAGCGAAACGAAGAGTTATTTAAAGGTTTATTTGAAGAAGCGATTGATGCCATTGTGCTATGGGATCAGGATGGTAGGGTATTAAAAGCCAATTCTTCTGCCATGAAGATCTTTGAATGCTCACTTTCAGAACTTCTTTCGAAGAGAATCAGGGACTTTGTTTACCCTTTAGAAAGCCAAAAGTTTGATTTAGTCATGGAACAGTTAAACAGGAGCGGTGCTGTAAGGGATGAAGTATTGTTTCTCATGCCTAACAATCAGTTGAAGCATTTGGAATTCACTTCAAAGCTTCATTCCGTTGATGGCTATAACATGACGATCTTTCGGAATGTTAGTGAAAGATATCAAATGGAGAAGGAATTACGAGAGAGTGAGGAGAGGTTCCGGAAGATTTTCGAAGGGTCACTGGATGGTCTGCTCCTTACCAATCACAATTATGTTGTTGTAGATGCAAATCCTGAAGTGAGTAAAATCATTACACTCGAGAAAGATCACTTAATCGGTAGAGATGTACGCGAGATATTGAATATTGAACCTGGTGACGAGTCATATGATGAGTACTTAAAACAATTAAAAGAAGACGGACAGGCAACGTTTTTAAAAACGTTAACTTCCCACAGAGATAAGGTTCAATACGTTGAGTTGTCATCCAAGTATAATTTGCTCTCTAATTTAAATCTAACGATCATTCGTGACATTACCGAACAAATTGAAATGCAGGAGCAGTTAAGGAAATCAGATACATTGAGTGTAGTTGGGGAGCTGGCTGCAGGGATTGCCCATGAAATCAGGAATCCGATGACCGCCCTTAAAGGCTTTATTCAACTGCTGGAAAATAGTGTAGGTAAAGATCATGAAATGTACTTTAATGTAATAACCTCTGAATTTCAGAGAATTGAATCGATCATTACTGAGTTTTTAGTATTAGCAAAGCCGCAGGCCATTCAATATCAAGAAACGAATTTAATAAGGATCATGAAAGATACGGTTGAACTATTAAGTGCTCAGGCAGTTATGCACAATGTGCAGTACGAGGAGAATTACCAAAAGAATCTCTCTACCATCATTGCAGAACCAAATCAGTTAAAGCAGGTATTCATTAATGTGATCAAGAATGCGATTGAAGTAATGACGGACGGTGGGGTTATTTCCATCGAGATTCAAGAGACAGAGGATGAAATGATTCATATTAGAATAAAAGACCAGGGAGGCGGGATTTCAAAGGATAAAATTAAAAAGCTTGGCGAACCGTTCTATACTACGAAGGAACGGGGGACTGGACTTGGCCTAATGGTAAGCTTTAAAATTATTAAAGAGCATAAAGGAAGCGTTCGGGTTGAGAGTATCGTCGGAGAAGGAACCATCTTCCACATTTATCTACCTAAATCTTAA
- a CDS encoding methylated-DNA--[protein]-cysteine S-methyltransferase has translation MSFHAIVMESPIGKLELQADQSYLISVQFIEDEGKADSDTDHPILKIAQEQIRQFFKGERREFDLPLKIEGTAFQKEVWKILQQIPFGETWSYQDVAQAIQRPKAVRAVGQANKANRFPIIIPCHRVIGKNKTLTGYAGKQVDKKETLLLLEQ, from the coding sequence ATGTCATTTCATGCAATTGTGATGGAGAGCCCAATTGGGAAACTAGAGCTTCAAGCAGATCAGAGCTATCTTATTTCAGTACAGTTTATAGAAGATGAGGGGAAAGCGGATTCTGATACGGATCATCCGATATTAAAAATTGCACAAGAACAAATCAGACAATTTTTTAAAGGAGAGAGAAGGGAATTTGATCTTCCTTTAAAGATAGAAGGAACAGCTTTTCAGAAAGAAGTATGGAAAATCCTGCAGCAGATTCCATTTGGTGAAACCTGGTCTTATCAGGATGTAGCCCAAGCGATTCAAAGACCTAAAGCTGTAAGGGCAGTAGGACAAGCGAATAAAGCCAATCGTTTCCCCATCATCATCCCATGTCACCGGGTCATTGGAAAGAATAAAACACTTACAGGCTATGCCGGTAAGCAGGTGGATAAGAAAGAAACCTTATTGTTGTTAGAACAATAG
- a CDS encoding metalloregulator ArsR/SmtB family transcription factor gives MQLSKQVAFHKTMGDATRIKIVYLLASESLHVGAIAGKLGLTAPTISHHLTKLKECNLVYSRREKNTVYYYLNKKVLSHHGNVLHQFAQEEEGENVMSEKLLKEKQKVKNNFLEKNGRIKNIPSQQKKKLFILEHMVEGLKVGEKYKEKDLNEYIQQFHEDFATLRREFIIHQFMYRENGIYEVNPREMWASSKLYEK, from the coding sequence TTGCAATTAAGTAAACAGGTAGCTTTTCATAAAACGATGGGTGATGCTACCCGAATCAAGATTGTCTATTTACTGGCATCTGAAAGCTTACATGTGGGAGCCATTGCGGGAAAACTGGGACTCACTGCCCCGACAATATCCCATCATCTAACGAAACTGAAAGAGTGCAATCTTGTTTATTCACGAAGAGAGAAGAACACGGTTTACTACTATTTGAATAAAAAGGTTTTGAGTCATCATGGAAATGTTCTTCATCAGTTTGCTCAGGAAGAGGAAGGGGAAAATGTGATGTCAGAGAAGTTATTGAAAGAAAAACAGAAGGTAAAGAATAATTTCCTTGAGAAAAATGGACGAATCAAAAATATTCCTTCTCAACAAAAAAAGAAATTATTTATATTGGAACATATGGTGGAAGGATTAAAGGTGGGAGAAAAATATAAGGAAAAAGATTTGAATGAATATATTCAACAATTTCATGAGGACTTTGCAACCCTGAGAAGAGAATTTATTATTCATCAGTTTATGTATCGGGAAAATGGCATATACGAAGTGAACCCGAGGGAGATGTGGGCATCGTCAAAACTGTATGAGAAATAG
- the mtnA gene encoding S-methyl-5-thioribose-1-phosphate isomerase has translation MTQTLTIPTSLEWHEDYLLILNQQKLPNIVEYNKLSTIEDYYDAIITLKVRGAPAIGITAAYGLAQAACQYEANTLAEFMDLFHRDKKYLIESRPTAVNLVWALNRLEKVLEHISSVNEAKTNLLHAAIQLHAEDEAVCRLIGEYGLSILKDKHKVMTICNAGSIATSKYGTALAPFHLGREKGKAFQVYACETRPVLQGARLTAWELQQSGVDVTLITDSMAAHTMKEKGIEAVIVGADRISANGDTANKIGTSMLAILCKHFNIPFYVSAPSSTFDLSIRNGNEIPIEERTREEITTVGGTLIAPENVPVYNPAFDVTSHELITGIITEKGVLYPSFEESIQQTIG, from the coding sequence ATGACACAAACACTTACAATTCCAACTTCACTAGAGTGGCATGAAGATTATTTACTGATTCTAAATCAACAAAAACTGCCTAACATAGTGGAATACAATAAACTCTCGACCATTGAAGATTATTATGATGCGATTATCACCCTAAAAGTGAGAGGGGCTCCTGCTATTGGCATCACGGCGGCTTACGGATTAGCCCAAGCAGCCTGTCAATATGAAGCGAATACCCTAGCAGAATTCATGGACCTCTTTCATCGGGACAAGAAATACCTCATTGAATCACGGCCTACTGCAGTCAACTTGGTTTGGGCTTTAAATCGCCTGGAAAAGGTATTAGAGCATATATCTTCGGTTAATGAAGCCAAAACCAATTTACTCCATGCTGCAATCCAACTTCATGCAGAAGACGAGGCAGTATGTCGTTTAATAGGAGAATATGGATTAAGTATATTGAAGGACAAACATAAGGTGATGACCATTTGTAACGCAGGTTCCATTGCAACGAGTAAATATGGGACGGCATTAGCCCCATTTCATTTAGGAAGAGAAAAAGGAAAAGCTTTTCAGGTTTACGCATGTGAAACGCGGCCCGTTCTGCAAGGGGCACGACTGACTGCTTGGGAATTACAACAATCCGGAGTTGACGTCACCCTCATCACCGATAGCATGGCGGCTCATACAATGAAAGAAAAAGGTATAGAAGCAGTCATCGTTGGTGCTGATCGCATCTCTGCCAATGGGGATACCGCAAATAAAATCGGAACGTCCATGCTTGCCATTCTGTGTAAACACTTCAATATTCCTTTTTATGTTTCTGCTCCATCCTCCACTTTCGATCTTTCAATCCGAAACGGTAATGAGATTCCGATTGAAGAAAGAACCCGGGAAGAGATCACAACAGTAGGTGGAACATTGATTGCACCAGAAAACGTTCCTGTTTATAATCCCGCCTTCGATGTTACTTCTCATGAGTTGATTACAGGCATTATAACGGAAAAAGGTGTTCTCTACCCTAGCTTTGAAGAAAGTATTCAACAAACCATCGGTTAA
- the mtnK gene encoding S-methyl-5-thioribose kinase — MAITKLNTYQPLTEQSAIVLAIRLRIFEDGTLLTCKEIGDGNLNLVFHVVESETGKGIIIKQALPYAKVVGESWPLTIERARIEAGALKLQRSFVGDLVPEVYHSDPALAITVMEDLSALTIARAGLIKGEKYPQLSQDIGTFLANTLYFTSDYALHPFKKKEYVKEFSNPELCKITEDLVFTDPFFNSETNEFEEELSQDVQKLWEDFTVKLEVAKLKKSFLTEGEALLHGDLHTGSIFVDQNQTKVIDPEFAFYGPIGFDIGQFIANLIFQAVSKPEEKDTILHHIQNTWNVFSTTFSKHWMESRDAYTKVNGYLEYVLEKSFQDSIGFAGCECIRRTIGLAHVEDLESIADQEQRIKAKRICIALGKELIVKRKQIQSIEGLISLIQSHS, encoded by the coding sequence ATGGCAATTACTAAACTCAATACGTATCAACCACTAACTGAACAGTCGGCAATTGTGCTGGCCATTCGTTTAAGAATTTTTGAAGATGGAACTCTCTTGACATGTAAAGAAATAGGAGACGGCAACTTAAACTTGGTATTTCATGTAGTAGAGAGTGAAACAGGTAAAGGAATCATTATTAAGCAAGCACTTCCCTATGCAAAGGTTGTAGGGGAAAGTTGGCCATTGACAATCGAACGGGCAAGAATCGAAGCCGGTGCTCTAAAGCTTCAACGATCATTTGTAGGGGATCTGGTTCCTGAAGTGTACCACTCAGATCCTGCACTTGCGATTACGGTAATGGAGGATTTGAGTGCACTGACGATTGCCCGGGCAGGCCTTATCAAAGGGGAAAAGTATCCACAGCTCTCCCAAGACATCGGAACTTTTTTAGCCAATACACTGTATTTCACATCTGATTATGCCCTTCATCCTTTCAAGAAAAAGGAATACGTGAAAGAATTTTCAAATCCTGAGCTATGCAAAATTACTGAAGATCTCGTATTTACTGATCCTTTTTTCAATAGTGAAACCAATGAATTTGAGGAAGAGTTATCTCAAGATGTTCAAAAATTATGGGAAGATTTCACTGTAAAGCTTGAGGTGGCAAAATTGAAAAAGAGCTTTCTGACTGAAGGGGAAGCGCTACTGCATGGAGACCTTCATACTGGTAGCATCTTTGTAGATCAGAACCAAACAAAAGTGATCGATCCCGAGTTCGCCTTTTATGGACCGATTGGCTTTGACATTGGACAATTCATTGCAAACCTCATCTTCCAGGCGGTTTCAAAACCTGAAGAGAAGGATACGATTCTCCATCACATCCAGAATACCTGGAACGTCTTCTCTACGACGTTCTCCAAACATTGGATGGAAAGCCGAGATGCCTACACGAAAGTAAATGGCTACCTTGAATATGTATTGGAGAAAAGCTTTCAGGACAGCATCGGCTTTGCAGGATGTGAATGTATCAGAAGAACCATTGGCCTTGCTCATGTTGAAGATTTGGAGAGCATCGCTGATCAGGAACAAAGAATAAAAGCTAAACGTATTTGCATAGCTCTTGGAAAAGAACTGATCGTGAAACGCAAACAGATCCAGTCCATTGAGGGACTCATATCCTTAATACAGTCACATTCTTAA
- a CDS encoding carbon-nitrogen family hydrolase translates to MIQKIGLAQMDIVFGNPEENKKKVEQWVKKAKNDGCDTVVLPELWTTGYDLTRMDDIADNGAKDSSSFLTSLSKKYSIHIVGGSVANKTQNGVSNTLLVANSDGRLVKQYSKLHLFKLMNEHHYLLPGQEDGMFTLQETEMAGLICYDIRFPEWFRKHVLLGAKIVFVVAEWPAARIDHWQTLLRARAIENQCFVIACNRVGSDPNNEFGGCSLIIDPWGEILSKGSQTEELVSAEINLHEVERVRKQIPIFQDRRPDFY, encoded by the coding sequence ATGATTCAAAAGATAGGTCTCGCACAAATGGATATTGTGTTCGGAAACCCTGAAGAAAACAAGAAAAAAGTAGAACAATGGGTTAAAAAAGCGAAGAATGACGGCTGTGATACAGTTGTGCTGCCTGAGCTTTGGACGACTGGATATGACCTTACAAGAATGGATGACATAGCTGATAACGGTGCGAAAGATTCATCTTCTTTCCTGACTTCTCTATCAAAGAAATATTCCATTCACATTGTAGGTGGTTCTGTGGCAAACAAAACACAGAATGGGGTGAGCAATACACTTTTAGTTGCGAATTCCGATGGCAGGTTGGTGAAACAGTATTCAAAGCTTCACCTTTTCAAGCTAATGAATGAACATCATTATTTACTTCCTGGACAAGAAGATGGCATGTTCACCCTTCAAGAAACAGAGATGGCAGGATTGATTTGTTACGACATTCGTTTTCCGGAATGGTTCAGAAAACATGTACTATTGGGAGCCAAGATTGTTTTTGTCGTAGCAGAGTGGCCAGCAGCACGAATTGATCACTGGCAGACCCTCTTAAGGGCACGAGCGATTGAAAATCAGTGCTTTGTAATCGCCTGCAACCGTGTGGGCAGTGACCCGAACAATGAATTCGGCGGTTGTTCCCTCATCATTGATCCCTGGGGAGAAATTCTTTCAAAGGGATCTCAAACGGAAGAATTGGTTTCAGCTGAAATCAATTTACATGAAGTAGAAAGAGTCCGAAAACAGATTCCGATATTTCAGGATCGAAGACCGGATTTTTATTAG
- a CDS encoding pyridoxal phosphate-dependent aminotransferase produces the protein MKTFSKAKRLDLLPEQFFASLASTVNAVVEEGHDVINLGQGNPDQPTPPHIVEKLTEAAASPSNHKYPPFRGLSSFKEAIAAFYLREYGVKVDSETEVAVLFGGKAGLVEIPQCLLNPGDGVLVPDPGYPDYLSGVALAEARMIKMPLREENGFLPDYREQSREELESAKLMFLNYPNNPTGAIATTSFFEETVKLADQHDICVVHDFAYGAIGFDGRKPISFLETEGAKDVGIEIYTLSKTYNMAGWRVGFAVGNKSVIEAINVLQDHLYVSLFGAIQEAATTALLSSQECVNALVSTYEERRKLLISGLQEIGWDVKAPQGSFFAWLKVPEGFTSVEFSTYLLEKIKVAVAPGVGFGEFGEGYVRVGLLSTNDRIKEAISRIESLELFHKRD, from the coding sequence ATGAAAACCTTTAGTAAGGCAAAACGTTTAGATTTATTACCTGAACAATTTTTCGCATCCCTTGCAAGTACAGTGAATGCGGTTGTGGAAGAGGGACATGATGTCATTAATTTAGGGCAGGGAAATCCGGATCAGCCGACTCCTCCACATATTGTGGAAAAACTGACAGAAGCAGCTGCTTCACCATCGAATCATAAATATCCTCCATTCCGTGGCTTATCGTCATTTAAAGAGGCGATTGCCGCCTTCTACCTCCGTGAATACGGTGTAAAAGTAGATTCGGAAACAGAGGTAGCTGTGCTGTTCGGAGGAAAGGCAGGTTTAGTTGAAATTCCTCAATGTTTATTGAACCCTGGTGATGGTGTATTAGTGCCTGATCCTGGTTACCCGGATTATTTATCCGGGGTAGCATTAGCAGAAGCCCGCATGATCAAAATGCCTCTCCGTGAGGAAAATGGATTTCTACCTGATTATCGAGAACAGTCTCGTGAAGAGTTAGAAAGTGCAAAGTTAATGTTTCTTAACTATCCTAATAATCCTACTGGTGCGATCGCTACAACCTCATTTTTTGAAGAAACAGTGAAACTTGCCGATCAGCATGATATTTGTGTTGTACATGACTTTGCCTATGGAGCGATTGGGTTTGATGGACGGAAGCCTATTAGCTTCTTGGAAACAGAAGGAGCCAAGGATGTTGGCATAGAAATTTATACATTATCGAAAACGTATAATATGGCTGGCTGGAGAGTGGGGTTTGCAGTGGGGAATAAGAGTGTCATTGAAGCGATTAACGTCCTTCAAGACCACCTATATGTGAGTCTGTTCGGCGCCATTCAAGAAGCGGCTACCACCGCCCTTTTAAGCTCGCAGGAATGCGTGAATGCATTAGTTTCAACATATGAAGAAAGAAGAAAACTATTAATCTCTGGTCTTCAGGAAATAGGGTGGGATGTAAAAGCTCCACAAGGTTCCTTCTTCGCCTGGTTAAAGGTGCCTGAAGGATTTACATCCGTAGAGTTCTCAACCTATCTACTTGAAAAAATCAAAGTCGCTGTTGCTCCGGGTGTTGGCTTTGGAGAATTCGGAGAAGGGTATGTACGTGTAGGTCTTTTATCCACAAACGATCGGATAAAAGAAGCGATTTCACGTATAGAAAGTTTAGAATTATTCCACAAAAGGGATTGA
- a CDS encoding 2,3-diketo-5-methylthiopentyl-1-phosphate enolase translates to MSEVIATYQLKGKSGSFEKKAEGIALGLTVGSWTDLPLLEQEQLSKYKGRVVSVKEWEGEDGPRGEVQIGYPGYNYSNDIPAILTTVFGKLSLDGEVKLVDLEFSKDLKKTYPGPRFGIEGIRELTGVHKRPLLMSIFKGVIGRDLTYLENQLRAQALGGVDAVKDDEILFDNPLTPFSERVSLGKKVLHEVFEETGKRTLYAINLTGRTSQLRDKARKAKELGAQALLFNVFSYGLDVLQELREDNEIALPIMAHPAFAGAAAASPAYGVSYSLWLGKLLRMAGADFSLFPSPYGSVALEKSKVLSVSHELTKEDAHLKRALPVPSAGIHPALVPLLVKDFGIDCVINAGGGIHGHPDGASGGGKAFVQAIDAVLKGTSLNEAAETHGELRKALSLWGEEVKV, encoded by the coding sequence ATGAGTGAAGTGATAGCAACCTATCAACTAAAGGGAAAGAGCGGTTCATTCGAGAAAAAGGCAGAGGGGATTGCCTTGGGATTGACGGTCGGTTCATGGACGGACTTGCCGCTTCTGGAACAGGAACAATTGAGCAAGTACAAGGGGAGAGTCGTTTCCGTGAAGGAGTGGGAAGGCGAAGATGGTCCCCGGGGTGAGGTGCAGATTGGATATCCCGGGTATAACTATTCAAATGATATCCCAGCCATTCTTACAACGGTATTCGGTAAGCTTTCCCTGGATGGCGAAGTGAAATTAGTAGATTTAGAGTTTTCGAAAGACTTAAAAAAAACCTATCCTGGTCCACGATTTGGAATTGAAGGGATCAGGGAGTTAACAGGGGTACATAAAAGACCGTTGTTAATGAGCATCTTTAAAGGAGTGATCGGCAGAGATCTCACCTACCTGGAAAATCAATTAAGAGCCCAGGCTCTAGGCGGAGTCGATGCAGTAAAAGACGATGAAATTTTATTTGATAATCCACTGACACCCTTTTCTGAGAGAGTCAGCTTAGGGAAAAAAGTGCTGCACGAAGTGTTTGAGGAAACAGGGAAGAGAACGTTGTATGCAATTAATCTGACAGGCAGAACATCACAATTACGGGATAAAGCAAGAAAAGCAAAAGAGCTTGGAGCACAGGCTCTATTATTCAATGTATTTTCTTACGGCCTCGATGTTCTCCAGGAATTGAGAGAGGACAATGAGATCGCATTGCCGATCATGGCCCACCCTGCCTTTGCCGGGGCTGCTGCAGCATCTCCTGCATATGGTGTGAGCTACTCTTTATGGTTAGGTAAATTATTACGAATGGCCGGAGCCGATTTTTCACTATTTCCATCACCATACGGAAGTGTCGCATTAGAGAAGAGCAAAGTTCTATCCGTAAGCCATGAGTTAACGAAGGAAGATGCCCACTTGAAAAGGGCATTGCCAGTACCTTCAGCCGGCATTCATCCCGCACTTGTTCCGCTTTTGGTGAAAGATTTCGGTATAGACTGTGTCATTAATGCAGGAGGGGGCATTCATGGTCACCCTGACGGAGCAAGTGGAGGAGGAAAAGCATTCGTTCAAGCTATCGATGCTGTTTTAAAAGGAACGTCTCTCAATGAGGCGGCTGAAACTCATGGTGAACTTCGCAAAGCCCTATCCCTATGGGGAGAGGAGGTAAAGGTGTAG
- a CDS encoding 2-hydroxy-3-keto-5-methylthiopentenyl-1-phosphate phosphatase, with protein MGHPIIFCDFDGTITETDNIISLMKTFAPPAWEPIKDDILNQSISIKEGVGKLFSLIPSSQKDEMVQYLLDTAVIREGFKEFVDYTKDHEIPLYIVSGGIDFFVQPLLKEYGPFNGVFCNEASFNDSAITIHWPHPCDDHCESKGCGCCKPSILRTLSLTEDTKVIVIGDSVTDIEMAKLGDTVIARDYLAYTCAEKGIPYHPFESFHDCMDVIEKGVKI; from the coding sequence GTGGGTCATCCAATCATTTTCTGTGATTTTGATGGAACGATTACAGAAACAGATAATATCATCTCGTTGATGAAAACCTTTGCTCCCCCAGCATGGGAACCTATCAAAGATGACATCTTAAATCAGTCGATTTCCATTAAAGAAGGTGTAGGCAAGTTGTTTTCACTTATTCCTTCATCCCAAAAAGACGAAATGGTTCAGTATCTATTAGATACTGCTGTCATACGTGAAGGGTTTAAGGAATTTGTAGACTACACAAAAGACCATGAGATTCCTTTGTATATCGTTAGTGGAGGAATTGACTTCTTTGTTCAACCATTACTAAAAGAATACGGGCCTTTTAATGGAGTTTTTTGTAATGAAGCAAGCTTTAACGATTCGGCCATAACGATTCATTGGCCACATCCATGTGACGATCACTGTGAAAGTAAAGGATGTGGATGCTGTAAGCCTTCTATTTTGAGAACATTGTCATTAACAGAAGACACGAAGGTCATTGTGATAGGGGACTCAGTCACAGATATCGAAATGGCAAAGCTTGGAGATACTGTGATCGCCAGAGACTATTTGGCCTATACATGCGCAGAAAAAGGTATCCCCTATCATCCGTTTGAATCCTTTCATGATTGCATGGACGTCATTGAAAAAGGAGTGAAAATATGA
- a CDS encoding methylthioribulose 1-phosphate dehydratase has product MNPYQSEWEELADIKRELADRDWFMGTSGNLAIRVSSSPATFLVTASGKDKRKHTKEDFLLVNAHGEAIEDTHLKPSAETLLHSHIFKESSAGCSLHVHTVANNVISELYGDEGIVTFRNQELIKAWDKWEEDDSLSIPIIRNHAHIPTLAEEFQSFIKADKGAVLIRNHGITVWGRTGFEAKKLLEACEFLFQYQLTLLSLTNTRSITKGGVRL; this is encoded by the coding sequence ATGAATCCCTATCAATCGGAGTGGGAAGAACTCGCTGATATCAAAAGAGAACTGGCAGACAGGGACTGGTTCATGGGGACGAGTGGAAACCTTGCGATACGAGTGAGTTCTTCCCCTGCTACCTTCCTGGTCACGGCAAGTGGAAAGGATAAACGAAAGCACACAAAAGAAGATTTCCTCCTAGTGAATGCTCATGGTGAGGCCATTGAGGATACTCACTTAAAACCATCAGCCGAAACACTGCTGCACAGTCATATCTTCAAAGAAAGCTCAGCAGGTTGCAGCTTACATGTCCATACTGTGGCGAATAATGTAATCAGTGAACTGTATGGGGATGAAGGTATCGTCACATTTAGAAACCAAGAATTAATTAAAGCGTGGGATAAGTGGGAGGAAGATGATTCTTTATCCATTCCCATCATTCGTAATCATGCTCATATACCGACGCTTGCCGAGGAGTTTCAGTCCTTTATTAAAGCAGACAAAGGGGCGGTGCTCATTCGGAACCACGGTATCACAGTATGGGGACGAACCGGTTTTGAAGCTAAGAAACTATTAGAAGCTTGTGAGTTTTTATTTCAATATCAACTCACTCTTTTATCTTTAACGAACACGAGATCAATTACTAAAGGAGGAGTCAGATTATGA
- a CDS encoding cupin domain-containing protein, with the protein MTTIKIQGKNQVIDNQEEVVKYLSEQGVIYEHWNIEKLDEGLRDQFALTEDDKSEILSVFKEEIEDISERRGYRSWDVISLSESTPNLEELLKNFQQEHHHTDDEVRFIVNGHGVFVIQGSDGDFFEVHLNPGDLISVPENIRHYFTLSEDKKVVAVRIFVTKEGWVPIY; encoded by the coding sequence ATGACGACAATCAAAATCCAAGGGAAGAACCAAGTCATTGATAATCAGGAAGAGGTAGTGAAGTATTTAAGTGAACAAGGAGTCATTTATGAGCATTGGAATATCGAAAAACTGGACGAAGGATTAAGGGACCAATTCGCTTTAACTGAGGATGATAAATCGGAAATCCTGTCTGTTTTTAAAGAAGAGATTGAAGATATCTCAGAACGAAGAGGGTATCGGTCCTGGGATGTAATTTCCCTTTCAGAGAGTACACCAAATCTTGAAGAGCTTTTAAAGAATTTCCAACAAGAGCATCATCACACAGATGATGAAGTCCGTTTTATAGTAAACGGCCATGGTGTATTTGTCATACAAGGTAGCGATGGTGATTTCTTTGAAGTACATCTAAATCCTGGTGACTTAATTTCAGTTCCTGAAAACATTCGCCATTATTTTACATTAAGTGAAGATAAGAAAGTAGTGGCTGTTCGTATTTTCGTCACTAAGGAAGGCTGGGTCCCAATCTATTAA